One genomic region from Candidatus Woesearchaeota archaeon encodes:
- a CDS encoding peptidylprolyl isomerase, with amino-acid sequence MAIKEGSKVTLHYTGTLDDGSVFDSSEGRDPLTFTVGQHQVICGFEEGVEGLNTGDEKKIDITPEHGYGPKHEQMVQKVPKELFKDFSPEKGQQIGLMSKEGQQMMATVIDADDKMVTLDLNHPLAGKNLHFQVKIVSVE; translated from the coding sequence ATGGCAATAAAAGAAGGAAGCAAAGTCACCTTACACTATACAGGAACACTTGACGATGGCAGTGTTTTTGACAGTAGCGAAGGACGAGATCCGCTCACCTTTACTGTTGGACAACATCAAGTTATCTGCGGTTTTGAAGAAGGCGTTGAAGGATTGAATACTGGCGATGAAAAGAAGATTGACATCACTCCAGAACACGGCTACGGACCAAAGCATGAACAGATGGTACAGAAAGTTCCAAAGGAATTGTTCAAAGACTTTTCTCCTGAAAAAGGACAGCAGATTGGTCTCATGAGCAAAGAAGGACAGCAAATGATGGCAACTGTTATTGACGCTGATGACAAGATGGTTACTTTAGATCTAAATCATCCGCTTGCTGGAAAGAACTTGCACTTTCAGGTCAAGATTGTTAGTGTGGAGTAG
- a CDS encoding glycosyltransferase family 39 protein, whose protein sequence is MKQIHEKVFVISFLLIFILLASISMLGNSATFDEPNIITSGYTYWKTGDYRLTFEHPPLAKLIAGFPLLLMNQQPVLPLESEEWKLSETPGGAFVQQWPFSQNFFYKMGNDAETMLLYARIPFLLVGILLGLYIYIFTKKLLIKQQMTENNAIYGALFALFFYTFSSLMLAYTAFAITDMAIAAFFFITICYAWQWNETQKTKDLLLCGIFFGLANATKFTGLYLIPTLAIVFLFLVLTEKEERKEKAVSIVKAFFAIMSIGILIVTATYGFTNSASYIDGFTFVREHSTVGHNAYLLGEFSAEGWWYYFIVAFFVKTPIALILLFSMGLLFVCKEKRFFSPEVFFLLIPAVLYFIAFLLNNINIGVRHILPIYPFIFVFAATEITTEIVKTKSKVISAVTAICILWSIIALLFVAPHYIAYFNEVAGGPDNGAKILLDSNIDWSQDIARLEKWAEENNLKQDPQYYAVFSLEPLAYRNMTAKSMPCSPHTGLFIVSANELYDLGQRYQGCLDWLQDEEPTEKIGYSIFIYNITEKTHPGIAAIGNQCTATCANICAEANQTYVDYIYTDHCVCACEEQ, encoded by the coding sequence ATGAAACAAATACATGAAAAAGTCTTCGTTATCTCTTTTCTTCTCATCTTCATACTCCTCGCGTCAATCAGTATGCTCGGAAATTCCGCGACATTTGATGAACCAAACATTATCACATCTGGCTACACCTACTGGAAAACAGGAGATTACCGACTCACCTTTGAGCATCCTCCTTTGGCAAAACTTATTGCAGGATTCCCCCTCTTATTGATGAACCAACAACCAGTTCTTCCGTTAGAAAGCGAAGAATGGAAACTTTCAGAAACACCTGGGGGTGCGTTTGTTCAGCAGTGGCCATTTTCGCAGAACTTCTTCTACAAAATGGGCAATGACGCGGAAACAATGCTCTTGTACGCAAGAATCCCGTTCCTTCTCGTTGGCATTTTGCTTGGCCTTTACATCTACATCTTCACGAAAAAGCTCCTCATAAAACAACAAATGACAGAAAACAACGCGATCTATGGTGCGCTCTTCGCGCTCTTCTTCTATACCTTTTCTTCATTGATGCTTGCGTACACCGCGTTTGCAATTACCGACATGGCAATCGCTGCGTTTTTCTTTATCACAATATGTTATGCGTGGCAATGGAACGAAACACAAAAAACAAAAGATCTTCTGCTTTGCGGTATCTTCTTTGGACTGGCGAACGCGACAAAGTTTACAGGGTTATATCTCATCCCAACGTTGGCTATAGTATTCCTCTTCCTTGTTCTTACTGAAAAAGAAGAGAGAAAAGAAAAAGCAGTCTCGATAGTAAAAGCATTCTTTGCCATCATGAGTATTGGAATCCTCATCGTCACCGCAACCTACGGATTCACAAACAGCGCGTCATACATTGATGGTTTTACTTTTGTCCGCGAACATTCGACAGTAGGACATAACGCGTATTTGCTTGGTGAATTCAGCGCGGAAGGATGGTGGTATTATTTTATTGTTGCGTTCTTTGTAAAAACTCCAATCGCGCTCATCCTCCTCTTCTCCATGGGACTTTTGTTTGTCTGTAAAGAAAAAAGATTTTTCTCTCCAGAAGTATTTTTTCTTCTCATCCCCGCGGTGCTGTATTTCATTGCGTTCCTGTTGAATAACATTAACATCGGTGTCCGCCATATTCTGCCAATCTATCCATTTATTTTTGTTTTTGCGGCAACAGAAATAACAACAGAGATTGTAAAGACAAAAAGTAAAGTCATAAGCGCAGTCACTGCTATTTGTATACTTTGGTCTATTATCGCACTTCTTTTTGTCGCGCCGCATTATATCGCGTATTTCAACGAAGTTGCAGGAGGTCCTGACAATGGCGCAAAGATTTTGTTGGATTCCAACATTGATTGGAGTCAGGACATTGCTCGTCTCGAAAAATGGGCGGAAGAAAACAATCTCAAGCAAGACCCCCAATATTACGCGGTCTTTAGTTTAGAACCATTAGCGTATAGGAATATGACCGCGAAGAGTATGCCGTGCAGTCCACATACAGGATTATTCATCGTCAGCGCAAATGAGTTGTATGATCTTGGTCAGCGGTATCAGGGGTGTCTTGATTGGCTGCAAGACGAAGAACCAACAGAAAAAATAGGATATTCCATTTTTATCTACAACATCACGGAAAAGACGCATCCAGGGATTGCGGCGATAGGAAATCAGTGTACCGCAACCTGCGCCAACATCTGCGCAGAAGCGAATCAGACGTACGTTGATTACATTTATACAGATCACTGCGTTTGCGCGTGCGAAGAGCAATAA
- a CDS encoding glycosyltransferase family 2 protein, which produces MELSVIIPAYNEEKRIRKTLETVIAYLDRKKHNYEIIVVNDGSIDKTKEVIQEFVKDSGNKKIKVHDNPCNKGKGYSVKQGFLAATKLWILFTDADLSTPIEELETCMRHAGTAAVVIGSRNLPMSQIVVKQPFLRSTLGKLFPFFVRLLLLPEIRDSQCGFKVFRKDVAAAVAKRQQIEGFCFDAEQLYIAKKCGFVIKEVPITWSNDERSKIRVVRDSSLMFFDLLRIRWNAMKGVYQ; this is translated from the coding sequence ATGGAACTCTCCGTCATCATCCCTGCGTATAACGAAGAAAAACGTATAAGAAAAACGCTGGAAACAGTTATCGCCTACCTTGATCGCAAAAAGCACAATTATGAAATCATTGTGGTGAATGATGGCTCCATAGATAAAACAAAAGAAGTAATTCAGGAATTTGTGAAAGACTCAGGAAATAAAAAAATCAAAGTCCATGACAATCCCTGCAATAAAGGAAAAGGATACAGCGTGAAACAAGGATTTCTTGCAGCAACAAAGCTCTGGATTCTGTTTACGGACGCGGATTTAAGCACGCCCATCGAAGAGCTGGAAACGTGTATGAGGCACGCAGGAACAGCGGCAGTAGTTATAGGCTCACGAAACCTTCCAATGTCGCAGATCGTGGTCAAGCAGCCATTCCTTCGAAGCACACTAGGCAAACTCTTCCCCTTTTTTGTTCGTCTTTTATTACTTCCAGAAATTCGTGATTCGCAGTGCGGGTTTAAAGTATTCAGAAAAGATGTTGCGGCAGCAGTTGCAAAGCGACAACAAATTGAAGGATTTTGTTTTGATGCGGAGCAATTATATATAGCAAAAAAATGTGGTTTCGTCATTAAAGAAGTGCCAATTACATGGTCCAATGATGAGCGAAGCAAGATTCGCGTTGTTCGTGATTCATCACTCATGTTCTTTGATCTTTTGCGAATACGATGGAATGCGATGAAAGGAGTATACCAATAA
- a CDS encoding CTP synthase — MQQHQKSTEELLQEVAAVSDEHEFYTPIVKGYEKGKTKYVFVFGTVMSGLGKGIFSSSLAKLMQDKGFRIEPIKMEGYLNLDSGTLNPFRHGEVFVLEDGTETDMDLGTYERFLNKSLSKDNFMTTGQIYTTVLEKERKGEYLGRDVQIIPHVTAEIKRRLRTLAVTKNADIIFVEVGGTVGDLENSHYMEAIREMIYEEGKENICFVGLTYIINSGILGEQKSKAAQLGIKKLMELGIQPDVIACRSEHPVTEKVREKISIYSNVPIERVVSMHDVKSIYLLPQLLRDAKIDEYVVKHLKLEKRVSKEAMEKNKEAWKTMLAKLNTPKKITIGITGKYTMIRDAYASVIHALQHAGMHNNVDIDIKWIETTAIEEGKTTVEKELEGVAGIVVPGGFGKRGVEGKIMCLRWVRENNIPYLGLCYGFQMAVIEFARNVCGLKDAHTTEVAPNTAHQVIDILPEQKQIEGLGGNMRLGVRDVEVRKGTKAWELYGKKDTCRERFRHRYEVNPEYISVLEKHGLVFSGKAPNHPIMQILELPNQKFFMGSQFHPEFTSRPLHPNPMYQGFIKACLEK; from the coding sequence ATGCAGCAACACCAAAAATCCACAGAAGAGCTCCTTCAGGAAGTTGCGGCAGTCTCTGACGAACACGAATTCTATACACCTATTGTCAAAGGGTATGAAAAAGGAAAAACAAAATATGTTTTTGTCTTTGGAACAGTCATGTCTGGGTTAGGAAAAGGAATTTTCTCGAGCAGCCTTGCAAAATTAATGCAGGATAAAGGATTCAGAATAGAGCCAATAAAAATGGAAGGGTACTTGAATCTCGATTCAGGAACACTAAATCCCTTCCGTCATGGCGAAGTCTTTGTATTGGAAGATGGCACAGAAACAGACATGGATTTGGGAACCTATGAACGATTTCTCAATAAGAGTCTCAGCAAAGATAATTTCATGACAACAGGTCAAATCTACACCACAGTGCTTGAAAAAGAACGAAAAGGAGAATATCTGGGAAGGGATGTTCAAATTATTCCGCATGTGACTGCGGAAATAAAACGCAGATTAAGAACGCTTGCGGTCACGAAAAACGCGGATATTATTTTCGTTGAAGTGGGAGGCACAGTAGGAGATTTGGAAAATTCGCATTATATGGAAGCAATCCGGGAAATGATTTACGAAGAAGGAAAAGAGAACATTTGCTTTGTCGGCTTAACCTACATCATTAATTCGGGAATTCTTGGAGAGCAGAAATCAAAAGCAGCGCAACTGGGAATAAAAAAACTCATGGAGCTCGGGATTCAGCCAGACGTTATTGCTTGCAGGTCAGAGCATCCAGTGACCGAAAAAGTCCGAGAGAAAATAAGTATTTACTCTAACGTTCCAATAGAAAGAGTGGTCAGTATGCACGATGTCAAATCTATTTATCTGCTTCCTCAATTACTTCGTGACGCGAAAATCGATGAGTATGTGGTAAAACATCTGAAACTAGAAAAACGCGTCAGCAAAGAAGCAATGGAAAAAAACAAAGAAGCATGGAAAACAATGCTCGCGAAATTAAATACGCCAAAGAAAATCACGATTGGCATTACAGGAAAGTACACGATGATTCGCGATGCGTATGCGTCAGTCATTCACGCGTTGCAGCATGCGGGAATGCATAATAATGTGGATATAGATATCAAGTGGATTGAAACAACAGCGATTGAAGAAGGAAAAACAACAGTGGAAAAAGAGTTGGAAGGAGTTGCGGGCATTGTTGTTCCTGGTGGATTTGGGAAGCGGGGCGTCGAAGGAAAAATCATGTGTCTCAGGTGGGTGCGGGAAAATAATATTCCTTATCTTGGATTGTGTTATGGGTTTCAGATGGCAGTGATTGAGTTTGCGAGAAATGTTTGTGGTTTGAAAGATGCGCATACAACAGAAGTTGCGCCAAACACAGCGCATCAGGTTATTGATATTTTGCCAGAGCAAAAACAGATTGAAGGTCTTGGCGGCAACATGCGTCTTGGCGTGCGCGATGTAGAAGTCAGAAAAGGCACAAAAGCGTGGGAGCTTTATGGCAAGAAAGATACTTGCAGAGAACGCTTTCGTCATCGATATGAAGTCAATCCAGAGTATATCTCTGTATTAGAAAAGCATGGGCTTGTGTTTTCTGGCAAAGCGCCAAATCATCCGATTATGCAAATATTAGAATTGCCAAATCAGAAATTCTTTATGGGTTCGCAATTTCATCCAGAGTTCACAAGCAGACCGTTGCATCCAAATCCGATGTATCAGGGATTTATTAAGGCGTGTTTGGAGAAATGA
- a CDS encoding DoxX family protein — MVKKNSSTQAKKQNVRMKTMAEKNVCETASCHSTCILRVTLGFVFVYYGIMKLFFGMAPPVEKIITFMPTDVSLFLMGMFEFLLGVLLVFGLFTRVAGWTTTGFMVVLFASAGYLHLSGILPDLWFTAGMAKDVAILGAAIAVGMQGAPCCSIDAWIKKRCS; from the coding sequence ATGGTTAAAAAAAATTCTAGTACTCAAGCAAAAAAACAAAATGTGAGGATGAAGACAATGGCAGAAAAGAACGTGTGTGAAACAGCATCATGTCATTCAACATGCATATTACGAGTGACATTAGGATTTGTATTTGTTTATTATGGAATTATGAAGCTCTTTTTCGGCATGGCGCCGCCAGTGGAGAAGATTATTACTTTCATGCCAACAGACGTCAGTTTATTCTTGATGGGCATGTTTGAGTTCTTGCTGGGTGTATTATTAGTCTTCGGCTTATTTACACGAGTCGCAGGATGGACAACAACAGGTTTTATGGTCGTGTTGTTTGCGTCCGCAGGATATCTTCATCTCTCAGGAATCTTACCTGATTTGTGGTTTACCGCGGGAATGGCAAAAGATGTCGCGATTCTTGGCGCGGCAATCGCAGTAGGCATGCAAGGCGCTCCATGCTGCAGTATTGACGCATGGATCAAGAAACGATGTTCGTAA
- a CDS encoding NADP-dependent malic enzyme, which yields MDYFKESLKLHKQVKGKIEIKSKVPLKTKEDLSLAYTPGVAEPCREIAKHPETIYDYTQKGNTIAIVTDGSAVLGLGNIGAEASLPVMEGKSVLFKEFGNINCIPICIKTQDAQEIIQIVKNIAPAFGGINLEDISGPRCFEVEDALQDIGIPVFHDDQHGTAIVILAALINAAKVVGKRLEDFKIVIFGAGAAGIATAKLLLCINHDRNLCTAVKEIILIDSVGPIHWERKNLTGIKQYIAEHTNKSNLKTIDEAVKGADVLIGVSQPGAITEAMIQQMAPKPIVLALANPTPEIMPDIAKKAGAFIVGTGRSDFPNQINNVLAFPGIFRGALDAGATQITGSMKIAAAHALAGCIDKPTQDKVLPYALDKGIADNVAAAVRKQAQKEGVTRFS from the coding sequence ATGGATTATTTCAAAGAATCACTGAAACTGCACAAGCAGGTCAAAGGAAAAATAGAAATCAAAAGCAAAGTGCCCCTCAAAACAAAAGAAGATCTTTCTTTAGCATACACTCCTGGAGTCGCAGAACCGTGCAGAGAAATCGCGAAGCACCCGGAAACAATCTATGACTACACGCAAAAAGGAAACACTATCGCGATTGTTACTGACGGAAGCGCTGTTCTTGGACTCGGCAATATTGGCGCGGAAGCATCACTTCCAGTCATGGAAGGAAAGTCTGTTCTTTTCAAAGAGTTTGGAAACATCAACTGCATTCCTATCTGTATCAAAACCCAAGATGCGCAAGAAATTATTCAAATCGTCAAAAACATCGCGCCCGCGTTTGGCGGCATTAATTTAGAAGACATCTCCGGCCCACGATGCTTTGAAGTAGAAGACGCACTACAAGACATAGGAATTCCTGTCTTCCATGATGATCAACACGGCACTGCCATTGTTATTCTCGCAGCGCTGATTAACGCAGCAAAAGTTGTTGGAAAAAGACTTGAAGATTTCAAAATTGTTATTTTTGGCGCAGGCGCTGCAGGCATCGCAACAGCAAAGCTTTTGCTTTGCATCAACCATGACCGAAATTTGTGCACCGCAGTAAAAGAAATAATTCTTATTGACAGCGTTGGTCCCATTCATTGGGAAAGAAAAAACCTGACGGGCATCAAACAATATATCGCAGAGCATACAAACAAATCTAACCTCAAAACCATTGATGAAGCAGTGAAAGGCGCAGATGTTCTCATCGGTGTTTCACAGCCTGGCGCGATTACAGAAGCGATGATTCAACAAATGGCACCAAAACCTATTGTTCTTGCGCTTGCAAATCCCACTCCTGAAATCATGCCTGATATCGCGAAAAAAGCAGGCGCGTTTATTGTTGGTACAGGAAGATCTGACTTTCCCAATCAAATTAACAATGTTCTCGCGTTTCCAGGAATTTTTAGAGGCGCGCTTGACGCAGGCGCAACACAGATTACAGGGAGCATGAAAATCGCGGCGGCGCACGCGCTTGCGGGATGCATTGACAAACCAACACAAGATAAAGTACTTCCTTACGCTTTGGACAAAGGCATCGCGGACAACGTCGCAGCAGCAGTTCGAAAACAGGCACAGAAAGAAGGCGTCACACGATTTTCTTGA
- a CDS encoding 50S ribosomal protein L44e: MKKPKEMKRYCPYCRKHTTHKVGANKKKAASSLTRGSKYRARMRGQARGIGNLGRYSKPAVTKFKRTGKKTTKKTDIRYECKECKKMHMQSKGIRAKKVEFV, encoded by the coding sequence ATGAAAAAGCCAAAAGAAATGAAACGATATTGTCCTTATTGTCGAAAGCACACAACGCACAAAGTTGGTGCAAACAAGAAGAAAGCAGCGTCCTCATTAACGCGCGGGTCTAAGTATAGAGCTCGCATGCGCGGTCAGGCACGCGGAATTGGAAACCTCGGTCGTTACTCTAAACCAGCAGTCACTAAATTTAAGCGAACTGGAAAGAAAACAACAAAGAAAACAGACATCCGCTATGAATGCAAAGAATGTAAGAAAATGCACATGCAAAGTAAAGGCATTCGAGCGAAGAAAGTAGAGTTTGTTTAA
- a CDS encoding M50 family metallopeptidase, producing MLFTLKELFDVIMMTIGVGFIFMDSFGLQNIRHTVKSYVEDPVAYYQNALGKKVSSFNWSTFWLACLITAPAVIFHELAHKLVAISYGLQATFHAAYFWLSFGVIMKLLNTGFIFFVPGYVSFSGAATPIQSATIAFAGPFLNFVLWFTCWFILKFKPIAISTRTMQILAATRYINGFLFIFNMIPLGFFDGAKVLEGIVWYFNG from the coding sequence ATGCTTTTCACGTTGAAAGAACTCTTTGATGTCATCATGATGACCATCGGAGTAGGGTTTATTTTTATGGATAGCTTTGGATTGCAAAATATCCGTCACACAGTCAAATCCTACGTCGAAGATCCAGTGGCGTATTACCAAAATGCGTTAGGAAAAAAAGTCAGTAGCTTCAATTGGAGTACTTTTTGGCTTGCCTGTCTCATTACAGCGCCAGCGGTTATTTTTCACGAGCTTGCGCACAAATTGGTCGCGATTTCGTATGGACTTCAGGCAACATTTCATGCGGCGTATTTCTGGCTGAGTTTTGGAGTCATCATGAAACTCCTGAACACAGGCTTTATTTTTTTTGTGCCTGGCTATGTGAGTTTTAGTGGAGCGGCAACACCAATTCAGTCTGCGACAATTGCGTTCGCGGGTCCATTTCTGAATTTTGTGTTATGGTTCACCTGCTGGTTTATTCTGAAATTTAAGCCAATCGCAATATCAACAAGAACAATGCAGATTCTTGCTGCAACACGATACATCAATGGATTTTTATTCATCTTCAACATGATTCCGTTAGGATTTTTTGACGGCGCGAAAGTGTTGGAAGGAATTGTCTGGTATTTCAATGGATAA
- a CDS encoding glycosyltransferase family 39 protein, with product MMEKKWIPFCLLAIFFILSVGSMRTNSATSDEVTHIPSGYSYWKYFDYTLNPEHPPFVKLWATLPLLIIQPNLPEDPGYWERGDQWEFGRQFLYWSGNDADQIYFLSRLMIVLMGIILGYYIYRWATELYGWKAGALALGLYVFDPTIIAHAGVVHTDVPIAAAIFVLVYYFWKYTKDKTEIVFSTTQLAVLGLLVGLCLAIKYTGVYVIGFIAVLYAVRLFLVYVRSLEKKENIFSGFYTHISSDKGIAELTNAGKAFGIILAIGIIFLAATYGFVHVKEYIVGFKDVVTHSTAGHPGYLLGMNSSEGWWYYFIVAFVLKTPIPTMLLLIAAFFIFFKTRSKEWYNLQNEFFLLIPAALYFLSFVVNDINIGVRHIIPVYPFLYVFAGSLMVINWNELKEPFVKYKHHATYILGVLVGWLLIGTILAYPYYIPYFNEFTGGSENGYKYLLDSNVDWGQSLKETAQWLEDNGYGDQTIRMTYFGTEDPLYRGITSISIACAPTPGIHIISVNRLYDFMDNQYGCANWLKDYEPIAVIGYSVFIYDIQDQEVLENYNVCKADCSAGCAERGEVYGDSVYKDKCICICSTATNEDLGIV from the coding sequence ATGATGGAAAAGAAATGGATTCCTTTTTGTTTGCTCGCAATCTTCTTTATTCTTAGTGTCGGAAGTATGCGCACAAATTCCGCGACAAGTGATGAAGTAACACACATCCCTTCCGGATATTCGTACTGGAAATATTTTGATTACACATTGAATCCAGAACATCCGCCATTTGTGAAACTCTGGGCAACACTTCCTTTACTCATTATTCAGCCAAATCTTCCTGAAGATCCAGGTTATTGGGAACGCGGGGATCAATGGGAATTTGGCAGACAATTTTTGTATTGGAGTGGCAATGACGCGGATCAAATCTATTTCTTGAGCAGACTTATGATTGTGCTTATGGGAATAATTCTTGGATATTACATCTATCGCTGGGCAACAGAATTATATGGGTGGAAAGCAGGCGCGCTTGCGTTGGGATTGTATGTCTTTGATCCAACGATTATCGCACATGCGGGTGTTGTACATACAGATGTTCCCATTGCTGCAGCAATCTTCGTGTTAGTTTATTACTTCTGGAAATACACAAAAGACAAAACAGAAATTGTGTTTTCCACAACACAACTTGCTGTCCTTGGTCTTCTTGTCGGCCTTTGCCTTGCGATCAAATATACAGGCGTTTATGTGATTGGATTTATCGCAGTGCTTTATGCGGTGCGTTTGTTCTTAGTGTATGTGAGATCCCTCGAAAAGAAAGAAAATATTTTTTCAGGATTTTATACACACATCAGCAGCGACAAAGGAATTGCAGAGCTCACAAATGCAGGAAAAGCGTTTGGGATTATTCTCGCGATAGGAATCATCTTCCTTGCGGCAACGTATGGTTTTGTTCATGTGAAAGAATATATTGTAGGTTTTAAAGATGTCGTGACGCATTCGACTGCGGGACATCCAGGATATCTTCTTGGCATGAATTCATCAGAAGGCTGGTGGTATTATTTTATTGTCGCGTTTGTGTTAAAAACACCAATCCCGACAATGCTTCTTCTCATTGCAGCATTTTTTATTTTTTTTAAAACACGAAGCAAAGAATGGTATAACCTGCAAAATGAGTTCTTCCTCCTTATTCCTGCTGCGCTCTATTTCCTCTCTTTTGTCGTGAATGATATTAACATAGGAGTAAGGCACATTATTCCTGTTTATCCATTCCTTTATGTCTTTGCAGGATCTTTAATGGTCATAAATTGGAACGAACTCAAAGAACCATTTGTGAAATACAAGCATCACGCAACATATATTTTAGGAGTTCTTGTGGGTTGGCTTTTGATTGGAACAATTCTTGCGTATCCCTATTACATTCCGTACTTTAATGAGTTTACTGGTGGATCAGAAAATGGCTACAAATATCTTCTGGACTCAAATGTTGATTGGGGACAATCACTCAAAGAAACAGCGCAATGGCTTGAAGACAATGGGTATGGTGATCAGACGATCCGTATGACATATTTCGGCACAGAAGATCCACTCTATCGTGGCATTACATCCATCAGCATTGCCTGCGCGCCAACGCCAGGCATTCACATCATTAGTGTCAACAGGTTGTATGATTTCATGGATAATCAGTATGGTTGCGCCAATTGGTTAAAAGACTACGAACCTATTGCAGTAATTGGCTACAGTGTGTTCATTTATGATATTCAAGATCAAGAGGTTCTTGAGAATTATAATGTTTGTAAAGCAGATTGCAGTGCAGGATGCGCAGAACGAGGAGAAGTGTATGGAGATAGTGTCTATAAAGATAAATGCATTTGTATTTGTTCCACTGCGACGAATGAGGATTTGGGGATTGTGTAA
- a CDS encoding radical SAM protein gives MATLTYQTLQFREQEDALKVVFLRSYYFLISHDELHALGTYSITEDSITFPELNEKKLQHKFNILIEKGFQNLIGVYTRKKTFYIHRNAGVPLIGTRFIGIQDRGSNFLEVKPITGCTMGCTFCSVDEGIGSKKGYDFFVEREYLVEETKKLLDFKKCSNIHIYINVHGEPLLYPEIVELVADLKAIEWVKEITIITTAALLTEAMIDQLAKAGLTELNVSISAMDAEAAKKIMGNPAYNITHVKKLVLYAAKKMHVTIAPVWVDAVNDEEMEKIIAFGKEIQCPVRIQKFCHNKFGRNPVEEISWEDFFKKIEELEKKTGVKLKEDVENYTLETTKEYPVPFTRRENVEAPIIGPGRYFHEKLCVARDRLISVPMCRKQSGTVKIRILKTTNNIIVGEEV, from the coding sequence ATGGCAACACTTACCTATCAAACATTGCAGTTTCGGGAACAGGAGGACGCGCTCAAAGTCGTCTTTCTCAGATCCTATTATTTCCTCATTTCCCATGATGAATTGCACGCATTAGGAACATACAGCATAACAGAGGATAGCATTACATTTCCAGAACTGAATGAAAAAAAGCTTCAGCACAAATTCAACATTTTAATCGAAAAAGGTTTTCAGAATCTTATTGGTGTTTACACTCGTAAAAAAACATTTTACATCCATCGAAACGCAGGCGTCCCTCTTATCGGAACACGATTTATTGGCATTCAGGACAGAGGATCAAACTTTCTTGAAGTCAAACCGATCACTGGCTGCACGATGGGCTGCACATTTTGTTCTGTTGATGAAGGCATTGGATCAAAAAAAGGATATGATTTTTTTGTAGAACGGGAATATCTTGTCGAAGAAACAAAAAAGCTGCTTGATTTCAAGAAATGTTCTAACATTCATATTTACATTAATGTGCATGGTGAACCGCTGCTCTACCCGGAAATTGTTGAACTTGTCGCTGATTTGAAAGCAATAGAATGGGTGAAAGAAATCACCATCATTACTACTGCCGCATTGTTGACAGAGGCGATGATTGATCAGCTCGCAAAAGCGGGATTGACAGAACTCAATGTTTCGATTAGCGCAATGGACGCAGAGGCAGCGAAAAAAATTATGGGCAATCCCGCATACAACATTACGCATGTCAAGAAATTGGTTTTGTATGCCGCAAAAAAGATGCATGTCACTATCGCGCCAGTCTGGGTTGACGCGGTGAACGATGAGGAAATGGAAAAAATCATCGCGTTTGGCAAAGAAATCCAATGCCCTGTGCGCATCCAGAAATTTTGTCATAATAAATTTGGGAGAAATCCTGTAGAAGAGATTAGTTGGGAAGATTTTTTCAAAAAAATTGAAGAACTTGAGAAGAAGACTGGCGTGAAGCTTAAAGAAGATGTTGAGAACTATACTTTGGAGACGACAAAAGAATATCCTGTGCCGTTTACGCGCAGGGAAAATGTTGAAGCGCCAATTATTGGTCCTGGACGCTATTTTCATGAAAAACTTTGTGTTGCTCGAGATCGTCTTATTAGTGTGCCCATGTGCAGAAAACAAAGCGGCACCGTTAAGATTAGAATTTTGAAAACAACAAATAATATTATTGTTGGAGAGGAAGTTTAA